The sequence cCCTCACGTTGGTGCTCCATTTCAATTACTCAAAAGCCGTAAACACTTGTTGAATTATGTCTACTGAAGTTAATTGCTTTTGTGTTCGTTAATAGACATTTTGTCAATGCTTGTTTATGGTCAGTAGGCAAAGGCAAACTCAACTTGAAGTATAATTTCCACTATACTGTGCTCTTATCATGGGTGTGCCCTTCTCAGGATGCAGAGAAGAGCTGGAGTTGCTTAACAACAAAATCAAGACTGATGCAAACTTGTTACGAGCCAAGTTAAAGAGTAGGTGCCTTTTTGAGTTGCAATTCAATTTCAGTATGTACCATACATCTTTGTTGATGAATGGCAACAAAACTGGGGTCATTCATTtcagtttgattaaaaaacttAAACACAGGAAAATGCCTAATTtctgtataaaaataatttgttgattTAATGTAATATTCTTTTGGGATGgtgaatttttgttttcatttgctgTAAATCTTAAtaattgaaagaaaaacaattatttaaattatattacATACAGTATTCCATGCTGTGTAGTTAATCTATAGAAGGAAATTTGaaacatttacaaataaaataaatcaattaaaaaatgaaagaaaaactatGACATGTTCTAGTCTACAACAATAGAAATTGTTACGATGCACCTGTAGATTACCGAGGCCCGGGGTCTGCTGATTACACAATTTTAACCCTCCGGGATCTGCTGATTACACAATTTTAACCCTAAGAGTTCACATTATTAGTAAGTATACTAGTTGCGTCATTGTCTTACATAATACTGCAATTGGGCTGTTTTGTGTTTACAACCGTGACCAACGTTGCTTTGCACTTCCTCATATTCTTGATTCCAATATTAAATGagcaaatatttgttttgcaaATAGTGTAGCGAGACAACGGAAACAAGTCTTTTAACAGTTGGGAACACTGACAGTCACCAAACATTTCTTCCAAACCATCTCAACGTACTGAAAGTTTCAGATTAAAATGAAAGGTATAATATGAATGTGTTTTCTAGCATTGCAGGATGCTTTCCCAGCAGAGTGCAGCGGCAATGGTACCTCCGTGATGCAACGTATTAACAACAATCAGGTCCTGGcggtgctatttatttatttattagacatTAGCCTGGTGCACATTTTACAAAGTCGAGTAACAATGTGCAACAGATGGTGCACCCTAGTGATCTCTCCCTGTCCAATAActtctttttaactgctgttgtTCCTTATGCCAGCATGCGCACCTGACTCGGTGCTTTGCTGAGATCATGACGAGTCACCACAACAAACAAGTGGCCTTCAGAGAGAAATGCAAAGCCCTTATTCAGAGACAGCTGCAGATTGGTGAGTCTGGGACATGTCCCCATTCTCCTTTAGTAGTCCACCCATGCAGATTTGTGTAAAAAGCACAGATTAGTTGTGGTTTTCGAAACTACCACTGCATCCAACTATTGTTCAAAACGCCATTAGGAAAGCTTCGTGGTCTTAATGCGTTAAATGATGGAAagtgcacccccaccccccacccaaaTTTTTGAGGGAACCTAACCTCTGTTATTCACTGAAAATGTTACTAATTCACTGTTCAGGCCAAATACCTTTGTcatcttggtgccaagaaaCAATGCTGAAGTAAGAGAAGGAGCTTCATTTACAGTATACAGGCCACAGCCTTGTTTACTACAggagtgctttgctgccatcttgtggcatttgtaGGCAATTTAGAACTGTTTAGTCACTATTCTTTCCTCTGTCCACTCTTGTGGAAGCTATATTTGCAGTTAGGCACAGTTTCAACAATCATAAATTTAACGCGTTCTGCCTTCCGCTCAGTGGACAAGGTGACCACAGATGAGGAGTTGGAGGAGATGCTGAACTGCCACAATGTGACCATCTTCATATCTGATGTCAGTTGCATGTTAAATACACACTTATAGTATCTGAAAGGCTGCCTTATTTCATTTTGGCTTGTTCCAAAAAGTTTCACTCTTCTTGATTTCCAGATTGTTGACTCTGGAGCTAGTATTTCCAGCAAAGCTCTGAGCGAGATCAAGTCTCGTCACGAGGACATCATTCGCCTGGAGGCAAGCATCAGAGAATTGCACGAGATCTTGGCCGACACCGCCATGCTCCTGGAAAATCAGGTGGgattgatatgtttttttttttatttgtatttgtattttttttttttgctacagtatctcagatgaataataataattacgatTCTAATGACATTCAAAGATAAACCGTTTATTTCTCCTTCCACCAGGGGGCGTTGGTGAACAGCATAGAAAAGAATGTGGCGAGTGCTGCAGAGTATGTGGAAGAGTCTAAACAAGAGACACACAAAGCAGTGACATACAAGAAGAACCCTTATAAGATAGTGTCTCTGCCACGAATCTTCAAGTCCTTCAGGAGGAAAACTTAAGCCAAAACAGTCACAGGTCCAAACAGCTCAGACCAAGCCACAATGATAGAAATAATGCTCTGGTATTAGCAGTCAAATTGAAAGACACATcaatccaagttttttttttttttttttttttttttttttttttaaatatataatacaaaaaaaaactcattttacAATTCAAGCCAAGAGTTGTTGGAGACGTCAGCCATCCACCAAGGTCAAATGTTAAGAAGGGTCCGGATTAGTGCAGTGGACTGTGGTCGCTAGGAAACCTGGGAAGTGCAAACGTCAACCCGGTGGCCTGTGTTATCATCGATTGCCCAGTAGGTGGCGAAAGAACACTAGCACTCTAATGTGAGCTCACTTGACCTTCCCAAGCTGTATTGCAGTGCATTTAAGCACGTCTAGCATTCACTTATTCTATTCACGTATATATGACTCGCTAGATTTTTCTGTCCATATCTGTCAACCATCATGGTGAAATGTCCTTTTATTGTGGGGAAACAATAAAACACTTAATAGACTGCTTCTGAGTGTAAAGTTACCTTAAActttctcctcatgatgcaggAGATTGAATCCTGTCATCATTATTTAAATAGTAATTCCTTCACAATGTACAATTACAGTAGTTCCATCGTGTCCCCACATTGACTTTTCCGCTCCCGCTTCTTGATGTAATACAAGCAGTGCAGTAATTCAGTTTCCTTGCTTGTCCCTGCATTATGGGAACGCTGCCATGTTGAACCCAATGACTCTGCTCCCTCCTCATCTCAAAGTGTCCTGGATAAGATTTCACAGCACCCTTTGCACTAAGCTGAAAACGCAGATTTCTAAATGGGGcgcaaatgaagcaaaatgtgAGGAGGACTATGTAATTTGATGACTATAAAGTGGAAAGAGGCATTTAATTGGCTTTCCAAAATGAATCAGGCACACGTTTTTACTGTATAAAACATGGTTTCTTTATTGGTGGTGGGACCCACAGGAAGTGGGTTTGTCCACAACTTAAAACAACTGAGGGATGTGCACATGTTAAGCTGTATGCGTATATTGCGGGCCTGTTTGTCTGCTTGAGTTGACAGGTCATTCTTTGGAGCAAACGGGAGACGTACAAGCCCCAAGTGTCCCCATGTTGGAATGGACTACAAAGAAGGTTGGATGTTTGGATGGGAGGTAAGGACAGTCTCTTTTCTCTCTGCTTCTCAGCAAGAGCTTACTTCTTCACTTTACCCTGGGCAGCCACGGCCTCCATGGCCTTCCTCACGGTTTCCTCGTCACCCAGGAAGGACATGGGCTTGACGGGCTTCAGGTTAGCATCCAACTCGTACATGATGGGGATTCCCGTGGGCAGGTTCAGCTCCATGATGGCGGCGTCAGACATGCCTGAGAAAACACCCGATAAAGTGAGTCATAAGATATGTTGTGCACAGCTGGATTTTCGTTACATTTAGCAATTGCTATTAAAAGGAGATACTGTCAGAATAgtcaaacacaatttttttttcggtATTACAGTATCAAAGCAGTGCCCAGAGGTCCCCTAGTGGCTGTGATAGTGCAACCAAGcatgatctttttttctttttttttatattctataAAGTGATCTTAATGTTAACGAGTATTTTGGACCGAGTCATCCAAACTAGTGATatagaaaatgaagcttcatgatgcacttaaaatattttttttactcctttaGATGGTCAAGGTCAAGGCTAGTGAAATGGAAGTTGACTAAATTTGCACTGCATCTTTtaccaagagtgccatctagaggagtcaaaaaatataagaaaaagTACCAGAAATCAGAAATATCAGAAAAAGTGCTTCATCAAGCTTCATTtttccttcacttaataaatcagagtagaagaaaatgaactaTAGTTGTGGGAAAACTAAGTGAATTTCAAAGATTGTACATTTCCAAGATTAGTCAGTGacattttgcttgtttttttgtttttttgacaaccTTTTATTACATTGTGTGAATAGTATTTTTACCAGATTCTTCAACTAACAAAACGTGTTGCCACAAAACATTATGTAATGCAAgggtagatttttatttttatttttttaaattaatgacatTATTGGATGGCAACATGATGAGCTAattgttagcatgtctgcctcatagTTGaaaggttctgggtttgaatctcatctCAGGCAAgcgggagtttgcatgttctctctgtGCTTGCACGTGTGTTTTTACGGCTTTCACATCCATGTTAGCTTCTCTAAATTGGCCATAGGTGTGAAACTGAGTTTAAATAGCTGTTTATGTATCCTGCAATGGGCCTGCAACagttccagggtgtaccccgccactTATCCAGAGCCAGCACAGGTTCCAACTCATCTATGAACCTAATGCCGACATGCgcaaaatggctggatggacCATCAATTGTACTAATTATAATAGTAGATTCGGATGGAAAACTTCTGGAAGTGTTACCAGTGCACCACAAAACGTTATTTACTAGGAAGACAAAGTTAGAATTTTAGGGAGTTCTTTGGTAGCTTGTACCTTGTGGAACACACTGTCCCTTATTTTTGACTGTCTTAAGTGACATTTGAGATTGCCCTTGTAGCTTTCTGCCTGTGTAAGTCTGTCCAGCCACTCCTTGAAACCTTTCTAGATAAAGGTCACGACTGTAATGGGAACCAGGCTCATGACCTGCTCTCCTGTCCCTGAGCCCATAGCTGCTATTTATGGATACTGTAAttttgtgtggtgtgtgtgtggtgctGTCTTTGTGTGTCCTTGTGTGCAAGTGTAAGGCTTTGCTCATCTGAACTTTCAGTGTATTTGCAAAAATTGCTTACGCACTACACGTAAatgtccattttgttttgtcttctttttgtgCTCACCTTCAAGGTGCTTGACGATTCCACGCAGGCTGTTGCCGTGGGCTGCGATGATAACATTTTTCCCAGCTTTGATTTCAGGCGCGATGACGTCGTTCCAGAAAGGCAGCGCACGGGCGATGGTGTCCTTCAGTGACTCGCATGTTGGCAGCTCACCGGGCTTCAGGTTCTTGTAGCGTCTGGACTGGTTGTCGATTAAACAACACGCAATGATCGAGCACCACTTTaagaaaacatttcattttctaCTTTAATTTTTGTTAGTTCACCTCACTGATGATGGAGTGGTAAGGGTGGTCCTTGTCCATTGGTGGAGGTGGGATGTCAAAGGAACGGCGCCAGATCTTCACCTGCTCCTCGCCGTGCTTGGCGGCCGTCTCGGCCTTGTTGAGACCGGTGAGGCCTCCGTAGTGGCGCTCGTTGAGGCGCCACGTACGGATCACGGGCAGCCACATCTGGTCCGTGCCCTCCATGATGGTCCACAAGGTCTTGACGGCACGTTTGAGCACAGAGGTGTAGCAGATGTCGAATTTCATGCCCGCGTCTTTGATGGCCTTGGCTCCGCGCGTAGCCTCCTCCACGCCCTTCTCGCTGAGGTCGGCGTCGAACCAGCCGCAGAAGCGGTTCTCCTGGTTCCAGGCGCTCTCCCCGTGGCGGACGATCACCAGGCGATGAACAGCGGCCATGCTTGGAGCGACTTATGTGACCCTCAGTCCTTCTAAGTTGTGCACACACTCTGGTTGACCCAAAGTGAAGCCCGCTTGACATTCCACTTTCTTTTTATAGCAGCATGAGGGTTTGCACCATGTGACTGGCAAACCCCCTTCATGTTCCACCTGTAAGAGATCTTCTACCACGATGGACACGCACACTCGCCCAATAGCAGCGGATGCCTGAATATGCTGCCTGCGAAGGTCAAAGGTTAGCTATTGAGCCAAAATAGCATCATGACTTTTAAAGGAAGATGTGTTGAACAAAAGTGTAAAGATCATGGCTTGGCTTCAGATAGTTCACTCCAAGTGAAAAGTGACACAATCTGCTGCAATTTTAATCAACTCTGAGCCACCACTGTTGAGAGTCTGCTAAATTACAGCATAAGGTTTCAGCATGCCAATAGTGTATAATATGGTGATTTTATAAATGaaaatcaatacaaaaaaaatagtgcaacaAGTACAGAAGCATGTAGTGTTGCAGAAACGTGCCATGACATCAAACTGGAATCTACATTCATGTCTCAAATGCTACAATTCCAGAGctttatcaaatatgacacgCTTAGAGAAATATTCATTCAACAATAATTGACAGTATTGTAGTTTGCAAGGGTTTACAAATGCATTGATAATTGCGTCATTTAGTTCCATAAGTTATATGGGAGAGCACATCTTTATGATGCAGTGCAGCTCTACACCATTGTACTGTCGTTCTATTTGTAGAATACAGTAGTCATGTTCCATCGTTCGTTTGCAGCTGATTGTCTGCCACCTAATGGTCAAATGTGATGGCTTTAGTTTTGTCTTAGTACTAAATTAATAGAACGTGTCAATAGTAATTATCATTTGAAAGCGAAAATTAAGATTACATTTTTGTCTGAATTATATTGTTAGCAAGAGAGGTTTTAACTACTCATTTTCTCTGGTTTTATAAATCTAATTAAATCACACAAGAACACCACTCAGACTGATGATTCAATATCAGTGAAGATGTAGCCATTGTGTTTTAAATTTTATGATATAATATAAATCCATGTTATTGTTTCCAACCATTAGACACACTAAGCCAGTGGCATTTCTAAGCAACTAGGCACCCTAGGCAAGATTTCTGGTAAATATGTATAGGTGTACCCTGCTTTAGTGTAATAGAAAAAACATCTGGAAGAAACACTAATATGGTTCCCTGCAGGGTCTCTTTGTAGTTTAGTTGCTGGCTGAGATGGAGGCTGACTGCAGAAAAAGCACAATTTATGAGCCGCGAGAGTACCGCAGGGTACTGATGCCCTCCCTGCCTGTTGGAGAATGTTGTATGCAGAGTCATGGAGAATCAAATAAATGACCTcagtgagtttttttccccctgtcttaTACTGGATCCTTATATTATAAAGGTATAATATTTCAGAGACATTCGTGAGTGAGATTAAGTAATAGTGTAGTTGTACTAAATGAGTTAGTTGATGCATTTTATTAGTATAactacaaacaaaaaataaggcTACTGTGTAGTAGTCATTTAGCATCACAGTTTATCATAGTGAATTCCATGAATTTCTGATGTACTATTTGCTTTTTCAGTTATTGATGAAAGTTTATGAATTGAAGTTCCAATGTCAGTATTGTTGTCCCAGCCGCACCCAGTAAGCTGAGACTGTCCCCTTCCCCCACTCCCGCAGGGACGAAGAAGAGGTGGTGAAGGACAAACGGCCAAGATGACAAAAGATGAGGCAAGAATGAAAAGAAGTAAAACAAGGTGGGGGTTTAGTGTACTTTCTAGTGTTTTTCAGTAAAAACTAATAATTTATGtgattgtgaacaatatttaaaaagaagaagaaaaagaatcacACATGAGGGGCATCCTGATAAGGTAAGGCCAAACAAACTAGTTGcatcaaaaaaatgtatacagtagCCTTTAACAAGCACATTAGGCAAGACAATACAAATAAGTGAAAAAATGGCCCATAAAGCTGTTTATGACTCATACCAGGGTGGGTGAGTGCCATTTCTCAAACGTTCCCGACTGAAGACTTATTTTTAAAGTGTGGTATGTGGGCTCCCTCTGCAGttcagttttatttaacatgtaaACTCAATATATTGGCATTTAAGCTTTAGAAACTGT comes from Festucalex cinctus isolate MCC-2025b chromosome 15, RoL_Fcin_1.0, whole genome shotgun sequence and encodes:
- the LOC144002552 gene encoding syntaxin-2-like, with product MAQAARGKVVMEEFFKTVGELRSLIQKMRCQMDEMEKKQSALLASSNPDKRCREELELLNNKIKTDANLLRAKLKTLQDAFPAECSGNGTSVMQRINNNQHAHLTRCFAEIMTSHHNKQVAFREKCKALIQRQLQIVDKVTTDEELEEMLNCHNVTIFISDIVDSGASISSKALSEIKSRHEDIIRLEASIRELHEILADTAMLLENQGALVNSIEKNVASAAEYVEESKQETHKAVTYKKNPYKIVSLPRIFKSFRRKT
- the pgam2 gene encoding phosphoglycerate mutase 2, with translation MAAVHRLVIVRHGESAWNQENRFCGWFDADLSEKGVEEATRGAKAIKDAGMKFDICYTSVLKRAVKTLWTIMEGTDQMWLPVIRTWRLNERHYGGLTGLNKAETAAKHGEEQVKIWRRSFDIPPPPMDKDHPYHSIISESRRYKNLKPGELPTCESLKDTIARALPFWNDVIAPEIKAGKNVIIAAHGNSLRGIVKHLEGMSDAAIMELNLPTGIPIMYELDANLKPVKPMSFLGDEETVRKAMEAVAAQGKVKK